The Mytilus galloprovincialis chromosome 4, xbMytGall1.hap1.1, whole genome shotgun sequence genome contains a region encoding:
- the LOC143073637 gene encoding uncharacterized protein LOC143073637: MMDHLFKLCLIISMFPVFSSKSIRNDTDVDSRIDFMESSLEKIEQRILNLTNEVMILSKRKNEEHVMFYVTMSSSTVLNQKSIVIFNEIQYEEGVNFNTGDGVFVSPVSGVFMFAWTIRTHSGKVIDTELKVDNVVKAEQILNLGSAAGNIQTTQFVICQVKKGDHVWIQTAPDYTSTNTFHALYGTKSSFMGILIHRS, from the exons ATGATGGATCATCTTTTTAAGCTATGCCTTATAATTTCTATGTTTCCAGTTTTTTCATCAAAGTCTATAAGAAATGACACAGATGTTGATAGCAGAATAGACTTTATGGAAAGTTCCTTGGAAAAAATAGAGCAGAGGATTTTAAATCTGACCAATGAGGTTATGATTTTATCTAAGa GAAAGAATGAGGAACATGTAATGTTTTATGTGACAATGTCATCTTCTACTGTACTCAACCAAAAATCAATAGTGATATTTAATGAGATTCAGTATGAAGAAGGAGTGAACTTCAACACTGGCGATGGTGTGTTTGTATCACCTGTTTCTGGTGTCTTTATGTTTGCTTGGACAATACGTACACACAGTGGGAAAGTTATCGATACAGAACTAAAGGTTGATAATGTTGTAAAGGCTGAGCAAATTCTAAACTTAGGATCAGCAGCCGGGAACATTCAAACTACTCAATTTGTTATTTGCCAAGTAAAAAAAGGTGATCATGTTTGGATTCAAACAGCACCTGATTATACCAGCACAAATACCTTTCATGCTTTATATGGTACTAAAAGTTCATTTATGGGAATTTTGATTCACAggtcttaa